The genomic interval AGTCGAAGTTCGACAACCTCTACGGCTGCCGCGAGTCGCTGGCCGACGGCATCAAGCGCGCCACGGACGTGATGATCGCGGGCAAAGTCGTCGTCGTGTGCGGCTACGGAGACGTGGGCAAGGGCTGCGCCCGCTCGATGCGCTCGTACGGCGCGCGGGTGATCGTCACGGAGATCGACCCGATCTGCGCCTTGCAGGCCGCCATGGAGGGCTTCGAGGTGAAGACCGTCGAAAGCGCACTCCCCGAGGGCAACATCTTCGTCACGTGTACGGGCAACTGCGACATCATCACGCTCGAACACATGGAGCGGATGCGCGACCAGGCCATCGTCTGCAATATCGGCCACTTCGACAACGAGATCCAGATGGCGCGCCTCGAGAAGTCGGCGGCCGTGAAGACCAACATCAAGCCGCAGGTCGATAAGTTCACCTTCCCCGACGGGCATTCGATCTTCGTTCTGGCCGAGGGGCGTCTGGTGAACCTCGGCTGCGCCACGGGCCACCCGTCGTTCGTCATGTCGAACTCCTTCACGAACCAGTGCCTCGCACAGATGGAGCTGTGGCGGGAGAAGCTTCCGGTGGGTGTTTACCGCCTTCCCAAGCGGCTCGACGAGGAGGTGGCGCGGCTGCATCTGGCCAGCCTCGGCGTGGAGCTCACGCGCCTGACGAAGAAGCAGGCCGACTATATCGGCGTTCCCGAGGAGGGACCCTACAAGGCCGAACACTACCGCTATTGATCTCCCGGCGGAGATTCCGCTTCCCTTGCGCGAGGCCGCGATCCGACAGGTCGCGGCCTCGCGCGTTTCCCGGACGGAAAACGGCGGGCGGGCCGCAGCGGATGCGCCCCTTCGCGTGTATGGATATTGTGTGTAAGGGACCGGCGGTTTCCGGTCCCGGGGGATGAAAAGGCGGATTCTTGTGGATCAGAAAAGTCCTGCGGCCCACTCCCGGAGTACGGGGTAGGTGTCGGCGGTGACATGCAGGAGCATCCCTACGGCGGCGACGAGTTTGATGCCCGTGCCGACGATGAACGAGAGGAACGAGCCGATGCCCACGAGCAGCGCCTTGCCCGGGTCGCTCTTGTCGTGGAGCAGTTCGCCCAGCACGGCCCCGAAGAAGGGACCGAGGACGATGCCCAGCGGAGGGAAGAGGAAGAACCCGGCGAAGACGCCCACCGTGGCGCCTATGGCTCCGGCGCGCGAGCCGCCGAACCGCCGGGTCATCCATGCGGGCAGAAAATAGTCGATGACGCTCACTGCGACGGTGATCGCCAGCCAGGTCCAGAGCGCTGCGCCGCCGATCGTCGAGTAGGAGGTCAAGTAGGCGCACACCAGCCCCGCATAGCTCAGCACGACGCCGGGCAGCGCCGGAACGATGCAACCGACGATACCTGTGATCGTGAAGACGAAGGCCAGTATCGAGAGGGTGATGTCCATGTTTTGCGGAACGGTTTTTTCTGCGGCGAACGGCCCGGAGCCGGGAAAAACTACCGGATGAGCCGGTTGGTCTCCGTGTCGGGGAAGACGATCCAGGGCCGGAACGCTTTGGCGTCCTCGAAATCCATCAGCGCGTAGGAGGCGATGATTACCACGTCGCCCACCTGCACCTTGCGGGCGGCCGCGCCGTTGAGGCAGATCGCGCCGCTGCCGCGTTCGCCCTTGATGATGTAGGTCTCGAAACGCTCCCCGTTGTTGATGTCCATGATCTGAACCTTCTCGCCCTCGATCATGTTGGCGGCGTCGAGCAGCTCCTCGTCGATGGTGATGCTGCCCACGTAATTCAGATTGGCCTGCGTGACGGTCACGCGGTGAATCTTCGACTTGATGACTTCGATCTGGAATTTCATTATCGGATGCGGATGTTATCGATTAGACGAATCGCTCCGGCCTGCACGGCGATGCAGCCCTGGATGCGCCCGGCGTCGCTCCATGCGGCGACCTCCTGCATCGTCAGCGCATCGACCGACTGGTAGTAGATCACCTTCAGCAGCGGGTTGCGCTCCACTTCGGCCACGACCCACGCCTTCAGTTCGGCGGGCGTCATTGCGTGCGACCGTTCGGCGGCGGCGCGCAGCGTGGCGTAGATGTGCGGCGCGGCGGCGCGGTGTGCGGCGTCGAGCAGCGTGTTGCGCGACGAGAGGGCCAGTCCGTCCTCGCCGCGGACGATCGGACACTCGACGATTTCGACCGGCAGCGCCAGTTGGCGCACCATCGCTCGGATGACGGCGATCTGCTGGAAGTCCTTCTCTCCGAAGTAGGCGCGCGCCGGGCGCACGATGTCGAACAGGCGGCTCACGACCTGTGCCACGCCGTTGAAATGGCCCGGCCGCGTCGCGCCCTCCATCACCTTGTCCACCTGCCCGAAGTCGAATACCCGGGTGTCGGGTTCGGGGTAGATCTCTTCGACCGGCGGCATGAGCACGAAGTCCGCTCCGGCTTCCGCGAGCAGCCGCTCGTCGGCCTCCGGCGTGCGGGGGTAGTGCTTCAGGTCGTTCTTGTCGTTGAATTGCGTGGGGTTCACGAAGACGCTCACCACGACGGTCCGGTTCTCCCGCCGGGCGCGTTCGACGAGCGAGCGGTGTCCCGCGTGCAGGGCGCCCATCGTCGGCACGAAGCCGATGCCCGACCGCTCCGTCCGGTCCAGTTCGGCACGGAGCTCCTTGACGCTTGTCAGTACTTTCATCCCTTTCTCTGAAACGATTGCGGCGCAAAGGTAGAAAAGATAATTAAGAAAGGGAAATGAAAAGTGAATTTTCGTATCTTTGCATACCTGTAAAATAAGAATCGTATGAACATGAAAGCTTACCTGAAAGGCGCTCTGGCCGTGCTGGCATGTACGGCGGGCATCGCGGCCCATGCGCAGAAAAACTATCCCCGGCAGGAGCCGATGACACCCGGCATGTCCGAATACTGGACGCCGCAGCCCGCGGTGGTCGCCCCGGGCGACAGCCGGACGAACGGCGCCCCGTCCGACGCCGTCGTGCTTTTCGACGGCAGCGACCTGTCGGCCTGGACGTCGGCCGGCGGCGGTCCGGCCGAGTGGCCCGTGCACGACGGGGTCTTCACGGTCGATAAGTCGAAGGGCGACATCCTGACGAAGCGGAGTTTCGAGAACTTCCAGCTCCACCTCGAGTGGTGCGTTCCGGAGGGCATCTCCGGCGAGAGCCAGTCGCGCGGCAACAGTGGCGTTTTTCTTCAGGACAAGTACGAAATCCAGATTCTCGACGGTTACCGCAACGAAACCTACGTGAACGGGCAGGTCGGCAGCGTCTATAAGCAGACGCCCCCGCTGGTGAACGCCATGCGCCGCCCGGGCGAGTGGAACGTCTTCGACATCATCTACTCCGCTCCGGTCTTCAAGGAGGACGGCTCCTACCGTATTCCGCCGCACGTGACGGTGATTCTCAACGGCGTGGTGCTACAGAACAATACGACGATCCTCGGAACCACGGAGTACGTCGGATTCCCGCGCGTGGTGAAGCACGGCGCCGGACCGCTCCGCCTGCAGTCGCACGGCGACCCGAGCGAGCCGATCAGTTTCCGCAACATCTGGATCCGGGAGCTGTAAGCCTTCCGGCCGCATTTTCGCAATCATGCCGTCCGTCGCGGCGGAATGCCCCGCCGGGGCGGACGGCCAATCTTTTGCAAACGATGAAACGACCCTTTACGAACGCAACCATGACTCTCGCATTGCCTCTTCTCGCTTCGTGCGGCGCGCCCGCCGCGGACGACCGGCCCTGGATCGTCGATCGCTTCGACGACATCAAGGTGATCCGCTACGAAGTCCCCGGATTCGAAAATCTCCCGCTGGAGCAGAAGGAACTCGTCTATTACCTGTCCGAGGCGGCCAAGTGCGGCCGCGACATCCTCTACGACCAGAACTGTCCGGCGAACCTGCCGGTGCGCCGGACGCTGGAGGTCATCTACGAAAACTACCGCGGCGACCGCACGACGCCCGAGTGGAAGGCGCTCGAGAAGTACCTCAAGAAAGTGTGGTTCGCCAACGGCATCCACCATCACTATTCGAACGACAAGTTCACGCCCGAATTCACCGAAGGGTATCTGCTCGACGCGATCGAGACCATCCCCGAGGAGAAGTTCGGGTCGCTGAACGCCTTGCGGGGCGAGGTCTGCCGTGCCATTTTCGACCCGGCGGTCTATCCCACGAAGCTCAACCAGCGCGCGGGCGACGACCTGCTGCTCACTTCGTCGAGCAACTACTACGACGGCGTGAGCCAGGCCGAGGCCGAGCGGTTCTACGCCGAGATGGCCGCTGCCGCGGCGGGCGATCCCGAGCCGGTCTCCTATGGCCTGAACTCGCAGTTGACGAAAGACCCCGCCACGGGCCGTCTCCACGAGCGCACGTGGCGCGTCGGCGGCATGTATTCGCCCGCGATCGAGCGGATCGTCTATTGGCTCGAGAAGGCCGCCTCGGTGGCCAGGGAGCCGCAGAAGACCAATATCGAAACGCTCGTCGCCTATTACAGAAGCGGCGATCTGAAGGAGTTCGACCGCTACAACATCGGCTGGGTGAAGGATACCGTGTCGAACGTCGATTTCGTGAACGGCTTCATCGAGGACTACGGCGATCCGCTGGGCCGCAAGGCGTCGTGGGAGGCCAACGTCAATTTCATGGATTCGGCCGCCTGCCGCCGCACGGAGATCATTTCCGCCAACGCCCAGTGGTTCGAGGACCATTCGCCCGTCGATCCGGCCTTCCGCAAGGCGAAGGTGAAAGGCGTCTCGGCCAAGGTCATCACCGTGGCGATGCTGGGCGGCGACTGCTTCCCCTCGACGCCCATCGGCATCAACCTCCCGAACGCCGACTGGATCCGCAAGGAGTACGGTTCGAAGTCGGTGACGATCGACAACATCACCTATGCCTACGACCGCGCCGCGCACGGTAACGGCTTCAACGAAGAGTTCGTGCTGCGTGCCGACGACCGCGAGCGGATGGACCGCTACGGCAAGCTGGCCGACGACCTGCACACCGACCTGCACGAGTGTCTGGGTCACGGTTCGGGCCAACTGGCGCCGGGAGTGCGCGGCGGCGAGCTGCGCAGCTACACCTCGACGCTCGAGGAGGCGCGCGCCGACCTGTTCGGACTTTACTACCTCGGCGACGGAAAGATGGTCGAGCTGGGGCTCGTGCCGTCGTTCGACGTGGCGAAGGCGGGCTATGCCAAATACATTCTCAACGGTCTGATGACCCAATTGGCGCGTATCGAGCCGGGCAAGAACGTCGAGGAGGCGCACATGCGCAACCGCAAGCTGGTCGCCGAGTGGTGCTACGAGCACGGCCGGGCCGACAACGTGATCGAGTGGGTCCGGCAGGACGGGAAGACCTATGTCGTGGTGAACGACTTCGTCCGTCTGCGCGCGCTCTTCGGCGAGCTGCTGGGCGAGATCCAGCGCATCAAGTCCGAGGGCGACTACGAGGCGGGGCGCGACCTGGTCGAGCGCTATGCCGTCCGGGTCGATCCCGCGCTGCACGAGGAGGTCCGCAGCCGCTACTACGGGCTGGGGATCGAGCCTTACGGCGGATTCGTCAATCCCGAATACGAACTGGTCGAGCGCGACGGCCGGGTGACGGACGTGCGTATCTCCTATCCGGCGGATTACGTGGAGCAGATGCTCGGCTATTCGCGCGACTACTCGTTCCTGCCCGACGTGAATTAGATTCCGACACGAAGCGGACACACCCGGCGGCGGTGTCCGATGCGCGGCGGGTTTCCGTGGGGCATCGGGCGCCGCTTGGCCGGGGTCCGTACGAACAAATCCTGCATGGAACTGACGATAAGGGAGGAGCGGCCGGACGATTGCCGGACGGTCGGGGAGCTGGTCGAGGCGGCGTTCCGGCCGCTGGTGTTCAGCGACCATACGGAACACCTGCTGGTGGCGCGCCTGCGCCGTTCGGAGGCGTTCGTCCCCGGATTGTCGCTCGTGGCCGAGGCGGAGGGCCGCCTCGTGGGGCACGTGCTGCTGACCCGGCTGGAGGTCGTCGCGGAGGACCGGAGTGCCGCGACCGTGCTGGGCGTCGCTCCGCTGTCGGTGCTTCCCGGGCTGCAAAACCGCGGCATCGGGTCGGCATTGCTGCGCGAAGCGCACCGGAGGGCCGTCCGTGCGGGGTTCGGGGCGGCGCTGCTGGTGGGCCATGCGGACTATTACCCGCGTTTCGGCTATGTTCCCGCGAGCCGTTTCGGCATCCGTTTCCCGTTCGATGCGCCCGATGCCTGCTGCCTGGCGGCGGAACTGGTTCCGGGCAGCCTCGGGGGCGTGCACGGCACGGTCCGCTATCCGGCCGCGTTCTTCGGGGAGACGCCGGAAGCATGACGGCTCCGGCTGTCCGGCGGCTGAAAACAGGGGAGGCGCACCGTGCGGTGAGCCTCCCTTTCCTCTTTGCCGTTTCCGGAATCCGGCGTGCCGCCGGACCTCCTTCGCGGTCTTTTCTGCGGAATCCCGCCGTCGGGATTTACTCCACGACCTCTTCGAATTGGTCCTTGCCGACGCCGCAGAGCGGGCATACCCAATCCTCGGGAATCTCCTCGAAAGCGGTTCCGGGAGCGATGCCTCCGTCGGGATCGCCTACTGCGGGATCGTAAATCCACTCGCATACCGTGCAACGATACTTTTTCATCTTTTCTCTGTTTTAATTAAAGGGTGAATAAATCGGTTTCAAAATCCATGCCTCCGGGGCATTTGTCTTCGTTCTTCTATTTCGGACGGGAGGCAGCCGCCTCTTCCGCCTCTTCCGCCTCTTCTTCGTCGTCCTCCTCCTCTTCGTCCGGACGGTTGCCTCCGGGCGGCGTCAGCTCCGCCACGAGGCGGTCCGCTTCCGTGCACGAGACGAAGAGCCGGTCTTCGTAAATGTCGGTGATCTCCACGAAATTTTTCCACTCCGAGGCGTAGAGTTTCACGCGGTCGAAGCGGCGCAGGTCGAGGAAGTGGCCGTAGTAGCCGAAAAATCCGAATCCTCCGAATATCGGTACGAACCACTTCATGCGCCGGGGCTCCACGCGCCGCACCGAGGCGATCTCGTCGCGGCGGATTTCGGTGATGTCCAGCAGGCAGCGGACCTCCACCCGGTCGTCGGTCACGACGATCCGCCGGGGGATCGACAGCGCCATGAGCGCTACGAGCGCCACGATGAACGAGGTGAACCACGCCGAGAGGTATCCGCCTTCGTAGAGGTGGTAGAGCAGCCAGCCCAGCAGCCCGAATGCGGCCAGATAGACGACCGTCCAATAGAGGGTCGTGCGGCTGAAACGGTATTTATAGACGCTCTGCATCGTTTTCCTTATCTCCTGTCGGATCCGGTCACTCCCTCTCCGCGCCCTCTTCCCGGGCTGCGAGCAGGGCTTCGGCGAGGATGAAATCCTCCGCCGTCGTGATCTTGAGGTTGCCGCGTTCGCCCCGGGCGAGGAACACGCCGTGTCCCGCGGCCTCCACCACCGAGGCGTCGTCCGTGAATTCCGCGCGGTACTCCGCTCCGTAGGCTCCGCGCAGAAGGTCGGCGCGGAAAATCTGCGGAGTCTGCACGATCCGGAACCGGCGGCGGTCCGCTACGTGCGATGCCGCGATTCCCTCCGTTTCCGTCCGCTGCTCCTCCACTTCGCGCAGCGAATCGACCGCTTCGACGACCGGAATCGCCGCTCCGTACCGCTCCGCAGCCTCCGCCACGCGGCGGATCAGCTCCGCCGACACGAGCGGCCGCACGCCGTCCTGTACGGCGATCAGCTCCGGGTCGGTGCGGAGCGCCGCCAGTCCGCGCCGCACCGAATCGAACCGCTCGGCGCCTCCGGTGACGATCGTGTGCGGGGCCACTTCGAAGCGCGCCGCGAGGTTTTTCCAGAAATCCGCATGACGTTCGGGCAGCACGGCGACGATTTCCGCGCCGGGCAGCGCCGCGGCCACGGCGTTGATCGTGCGTGCCAGTACCGGCATGCCGCCCAGCAGCGCGAACTGTTTGGGCAGGGCGCCTCCGCAGCGTGTCCCGCTGCCTCCGGCCACGATGATTGCTCCCGTGCGTGCCATGCCGTTATTCTTTGTCGCCGTTTTCCGCCTGCGCCGGGGCGGCCGTTCCGGGCAGCGTCAGCGAGTCGAGCTGCGTGATCCGCTCCTCGGGTTTCACCTCGCCGTTCAGCTCGGCCGTGATGCGGTCGCGCACGAATTCGAACAGCGGCCGGTTCTGTTTCGAGATCGGCTCGGCCGGCTCCTGCGGGACCTTCAGCGGGTCGATCGGCTTGCCGTTCTTCCAGATGCGGTAGTCGAGGTGCGGGCCTGTCGAGGCGCCGGTCGAACCGACGTATCCGATGAGCTGTCCCTGCGATACGTGCGTCCCCTGCCGGATGCCCTTGGCGTAGCCGCTCAGGTGCAGATAACCCGTCACGAGATTTCCCGGATGCTTGATCTTGAGCGTGTTGCCTCCGCCTCCGCCCCAGCCGCGGAAGGTGACCACGCCGTCGGCCACGGCGTGTACGGGCGTTCCTTTCGGCGCGGCGTAGTCCACGCCCGTATGCGGTCGGTAAACCTTGTATATCGGGTGCTTGCGCGCGTAGGTGAAGCGCGAGCTGATGCGCGTGTACTTGAGCGGCGCTTTGAGCAGTTGCTTGCGCAGGCTGCCGCCGTCGGCCTCCCAGTATTGGATCTTGCCGCCCTGCCGGAAGGGGATGGCGTAGTACTCCTTGCCGCTCTGCGTGAATTTCGCCCCCCATACGCGGCCGATGCCGGCCGAAACCGTGTCGTCGATGAACCGCTCGTCGTAGATCACCGTGAACGAGTCGCCTTTCTGGATGCCGAAGAAATCCACCGTCCACTGGTAGATGTCCTCCATCTCCGCGGCCAGCGCGTAGGGGAGGTCGTGTTCCATGATCGCGCCCCAGAGCGAGGAGTTGATGACGGCGCTCTTCTTGGTGCGCCGCAGCGTGTAGGGTTTCGAATCCTTGCGCACGGAGACCGAATCGTTGTCGTGGAACCCGAAGACGACGTACTCCGTCGTGGATATTTCGTAGGCGAGGTAGTCCAGGTGCGGGGCGTAGAGCGAATCCTCGTGGATGAAGGTCGTGTATTTCTGTCCGGCCCGGATGCTGCGCAGCGGGAAGACATCCTTCGACTTCCTGTCCAGCAGGTCGATCGTGCGGGCCGGAACGCCGTAGCTTCCCAGGATTTTCCCCAGCGTCTCTCCCGAACCCACTTCGCCCGTTTCGGTGCGGTATTCTTCGGCGTCGATGCCGTAGAGCAGGTTTTGGGGGGCGGACTCCTCCTGCGCGGCTTCCGCGTCCGTTTCCGCTTCGGCCGATCCGTTCCGGCCGCAGGCGCCCGCCGCAGCCAGCAGCAGGGCGCAGATCGTGATTCGCAAATATCCCATAGTACGTGCAAATTTAGACAAAAAACGCGGATCCGCGAATTTTCGTCTCCCTTTTCTGACCGATCCGTGCGTTTTGCGGGCGTTCGTTTGGTTTTCCCGGAAAAAGGCGTTACCTTTGAAAAGTTTATATCCAAACCGGAATAAGATGCTGAAATGCCTGCTCGCGCCTGTGGCCGTCCTCTATAAAGCGGGGGTGACGTTGCGTCACCGCCTCTTCGACTGGGGCCTTCTCAAGAGCGAGAAGTTCGATATTCCGGTCGTCTGCATCGGCAATATCACCGTCGGCGGCACGGGCAAGACTCCGATGGCCGAGATGGTCGTGGGCTACATGTCCCAGACGCACCGCGTGGCGCTGCTCTCGCGCGGCTACGGCCGCCGCACGAAGGGCTACCGGGAGGTGAGCTGCGATTCGCACTACCGCGACGTGGGCGACGAGCCGTTGCAGATCAAGCTCAAGTTTCCCGAGACGGTGGTGGCCGTCTGCGAGAAGCGGGCCGAGGGCATCCGCCGCATCCGAGCCGAACACCCCGGGGTGGACCTCATCGTCATGGACGACGGCTTCCAGCACCGCTACGTGGAGCCGAAGGTCAATATCGTGATGATCGACGCCACGCGGCCCGTGCAGCACGACCGCATGCTGCCGCTGGGGACGCTGCGCGATCTGCCCGAACAACTACACCGTGCGCACTACTTCATCGTCACGAAGTGCCCCGAGCGGATGGCGCCGATCGACCGCCGCATCCTGCGCAAGGTCCTGATCCAAGTGGCCTACCAGCGGGTCTATTTCACCCGTTTCGAGAGTTTCATGCCTCAGCCGCTCTATGCCGGCGAGGCCGCTCCGGAGCCGCTGACGCACGGCCGGCAGGTCATCGCCCTCTCGGGCATCGGCAATCCGAAGCCCTTTTTGCAGTCGCTCCGCGAGCGCTACGAGGTCGTGGCCGAGATGACGCTCGACGATCACCACGTCTATAAGGTCCGCGACATGCATGCGCTCGAGGCGCTGCTGTCCGAGCATCCGGGCGCGGTGATCGTGACGACCGAGAAGGACGCCGTGAAGATGACCCGCCGGGAGAAGGTCCCCGAGGCGGTCCGCCGCACGCTCTATTACCAACCGATCAATATTTCGTTCATAGAGGATTCGGCAACGGATTTTCTGCAAAAACTGGAAGAAGATGTTAGAGGAAATTAAGAAAACCGCCGCGTTCATCCGGTCCGCGACCGGAGATTTCGCACCCGAGGTGGGCATCGTGCTCGGCACGGGGCTGGGCGATTTCGCCGACCGGATCGAGACGCGCCATGCGCTCGACTACAAGGATATTCCCGGCTTCCCCGTCTCGACGGTCGAGGGGCACAAGGGACGTCTGATTTTCGGCGAGGCGGGCGGCCGCCGCGTCGTGGCCATGCAGGGACGGTTCCACTACTATGAAGGCTATACGATGGAGCAGGTGACCTTCCCGATCCGCGTCATGCGGCTGCTCGGCATCCGCTTCCTGTTCGTCTCGAACGCCTCGGGCGGCATCAATGCATCGTTCCGCACGGGCGACCTGATGGTCATCACCGACCATATCAACCTGATGCCCAATCCGCTGATCGGGCCCAACATGGCCGAACTGGGTCCCCGTTTCCCGGACATGCACAACTGCTACGACAAGGCGTTGATCGCCTCGGCGACGAAGATCGCCGGGGAGGAGGGGATCAAGCTCCAGTACGGCGTCTATGTCGGCGGCACGGGCCCCAC from Alistipes dispar carries:
- the rd gene encoding rubredoxin, coding for MKKYRCTVCEWIYDPAVGDPDGGIAPGTAFEEIPEDWVCPLCGVGKDQFEEVVE
- the ahcY gene encoding adenosylhomocysteinase yields the protein MYLDSTLPYKVADMSLAEWGRKEIEISEHEMPGLMAVRREYGPLKPLKGVRVMGSLHMTIQTAVLIETLVELGADVRWCSCNIFSTQDHAAAAIAAAGVPVFAWKGETLPEYWWCTAMALSFPGGKGPQLVVDDGGDATLLIHKGYRAENDASTLDCTPSSYEEEVILSTLRTILAEDGRKWHRTVDEWRGVSEETTTGVHRLYQMQEAGELLVPAINVNDSCTKSKFDNLYGCRESLADGIKRATDVMIAGKVVVVCGYGDVGKGCARSMRSYGARVIVTEIDPICALQAAMEGFEVKTVESALPEGNIFVTCTGNCDIITLEHMERMRDQAIVCNIGHFDNEIQMARLEKSAAVKTNIKPQVDKFTFPDGHSIFVLAEGRLVNLGCATGHPSFVMSNSFTNQCLAQMELWREKLPVGVYRLPKRLDEEVARLHLASLGVELTRLTKKQADYIGVPEEGPYKAEHYRY
- a CDS encoding purine-nucleoside phosphorylase gives rise to the protein MLEEIKKTAAFIRSATGDFAPEVGIVLGTGLGDFADRIETRHALDYKDIPGFPVSTVEGHKGRLIFGEAGGRRVVAMQGRFHYYEGYTMEQVTFPIRVMRLLGIRFLFVSNASGGINASFRTGDLMVITDHINLMPNPLIGPNMAELGPRFPDMHNCYDKALIASATKIAGEEGIKLQYGVYVGGTGPTFETQAEYRYFKAIGGDAAGMSTVPEVIVARHMSVPVFGVSVITNCGLSDEAGDHEDVQRQGRKAGVKMQTLFLRMIENLE
- a CDS encoding dipeptidyl-peptidase 3 family protein, which encodes MKRPFTNATMTLALPLLASCGAPAADDRPWIVDRFDDIKVIRYEVPGFENLPLEQKELVYYLSEAAKCGRDILYDQNCPANLPVRRTLEVIYENYRGDRTTPEWKALEKYLKKVWFANGIHHHYSNDKFTPEFTEGYLLDAIETIPEEKFGSLNALRGEVCRAIFDPAVYPTKLNQRAGDDLLLTSSSNYYDGVSQAEAERFYAEMAAAAAGDPEPVSYGLNSQLTKDPATGRLHERTWRVGGMYSPAIERIVYWLEKAASVAREPQKTNIETLVAYYRSGDLKEFDRYNIGWVKDTVSNVDFVNGFIEDYGDPLGRKASWEANVNFMDSAACRRTEIISANAQWFEDHSPVDPAFRKAKVKGVSAKVITVAMLGGDCFPSTPIGINLPNADWIRKEYGSKSVTIDNITYAYDRAAHGNGFNEEFVLRADDRERMDRYGKLADDLHTDLHECLGHGSGQLAPGVRGGELRSYTSTLEEARADLFGLYYLGDGKMVELGLVPSFDVAKAGYAKYILNGLMTQLARIEPGKNVEEAHMRNRKLVAEWCYEHGRADNVIEWVRQDGKTYVVVNDFVRLRALFGELLGEIQRIKSEGDYEAGRDLVERYAVRVDPALHEEVRSRYYGLGIEPYGGFVNPEYELVERDGRVTDVRISYPADYVEQMLGYSRDYSFLPDVN
- the panC gene encoding pantoate--beta-alanine ligase, which gives rise to MKVLTSVKELRAELDRTERSGIGFVPTMGALHAGHRSLVERARRENRTVVVSVFVNPTQFNDKNDLKHYPRTPEADERLLAEAGADFVLMPPVEEIYPEPDTRVFDFGQVDKVMEGATRPGHFNGVAQVVSRLFDIVRPARAYFGEKDFQQIAVIRAMVRQLALPVEIVECPIVRGEDGLALSSRNTLLDAAHRAAAPHIYATLRAAAERSHAMTPAELKAWVVAEVERNPLLKVIYYQSVDALTMQEVAAWSDAGRIQGCIAVQAGAIRLIDNIRIR
- a CDS encoding PH domain-containing protein yields the protein MQSVYKYRFSRTTLYWTVVYLAAFGLLGWLLYHLYEGGYLSAWFTSFIVALVALMALSIPRRIVVTDDRVEVRCLLDITEIRRDEIASVRRVEPRRMKWFVPIFGGFGFFGYYGHFLDLRRFDRVKLYASEWKNFVEITDIYEDRLFVSCTEADRLVAELTPPGGNRPDEEEEDDEEEAEEAEEAAASRPK
- a CDS encoding 3-keto-disaccharide hydrolase, which translates into the protein MNMKAYLKGALAVLACTAGIAAHAQKNYPRQEPMTPGMSEYWTPQPAVVAPGDSRTNGAPSDAVVLFDGSDLSAWTSAGGGPAEWPVHDGVFTVDKSKGDILTKRSFENFQLHLEWCVPEGISGESQSRGNSGVFLQDKYEIQILDGYRNETYVNGQVGSVYKQTPPLVNAMRRPGEWNVFDIIYSAPVFKEDGSYRIPPHVTVILNGVVLQNNTTILGTTEYVGFPRVVKHGAGPLRLQSHGDPSEPISFRNIWIREL
- the ispD gene encoding 2-C-methyl-D-erythritol 4-phosphate cytidylyltransferase, with protein sequence MARTGAIIVAGGSGTRCGGALPKQFALLGGMPVLARTINAVAAALPGAEIVAVLPERHADFWKNLAARFEVAPHTIVTGGAERFDSVRRGLAALRTDPELIAVQDGVRPLVSAELIRRVAEAAERYGAAIPVVEAVDSLREVEEQRTETEGIAASHVADRRRFRIVQTPQIFRADLLRGAYGAEYRAEFTDDASVVEAAGHGVFLARGERGNLKITTAEDFILAEALLAAREEGAERE
- a CDS encoding GNAT family N-acetyltransferase; its protein translation is MELTIREERPDDCRTVGELVEAAFRPLVFSDHTEHLLVARLRRSEAFVPGLSLVAEAEGRLVGHVLLTRLEVVAEDRSAATVLGVAPLSVLPGLQNRGIGSALLREAHRRAVRAGFGAALLVGHADYYPRFGYVPASRFGIRFPFDAPDACCLAAELVPGSLGGVHGTVRYPAAFFGETPEA
- a CDS encoding DUF456 domain-containing protein is translated as MDITLSILAFVFTITGIVGCIVPALPGVVLSYAGLVCAYLTSYSTIGGAALWTWLAITVAVSVIDYFLPAWMTRRFGGSRAGAIGATVGVFAGFFLFPPLGIVLGPFFGAVLGELLHDKSDPGKALLVGIGSFLSFIVGTGIKLVAAVGMLLHVTADTYPVLREWAAGLF
- a CDS encoding peptidoglycan DD-metalloendopeptidase family protein; this encodes MGYLRITICALLLAAAGACGRNGSAEAETDAEAAQEESAPQNLLYGIDAEEYRTETGEVGSGETLGKILGSYGVPARTIDLLDRKSKDVFPLRSIRAGQKYTTFIHEDSLYAPHLDYLAYEISTTEYVVFGFHDNDSVSVRKDSKPYTLRRTKKSAVINSSLWGAIMEHDLPYALAAEMEDIYQWTVDFFGIQKGDSFTVIYDERFIDDTVSAGIGRVWGAKFTQSGKEYYAIPFRQGGKIQYWEADGGSLRKQLLKAPLKYTRISSRFTYARKHPIYKVYRPHTGVDYAAPKGTPVHAVADGVVTFRGWGGGGGNTLKIKHPGNLVTGYLHLSGYAKGIRQGTHVSQGQLIGYVGSTGASTGPHLDYRIWKNGKPIDPLKVPQEPAEPISKQNRPLFEFVRDRITAELNGEVKPEERITQLDSLTLPGTAAPAQAENGDKE
- the panD gene encoding aspartate 1-decarboxylase, which encodes MKFQIEVIKSKIHRVTVTQANLNYVGSITIDEELLDAANMIEGEKVQIMDINNGERFETYIIKGERGSGAICLNGAAARKVQVGDVVIIASYALMDFEDAKAFRPWIVFPDTETNRLIR
- the lpxK gene encoding tetraacyldisaccharide 4'-kinase, which produces MLKCLLAPVAVLYKAGVTLRHRLFDWGLLKSEKFDIPVVCIGNITVGGTGKTPMAEMVVGYMSQTHRVALLSRGYGRRTKGYREVSCDSHYRDVGDEPLQIKLKFPETVVAVCEKRAEGIRRIRAEHPGVDLIVMDDGFQHRYVEPKVNIVMIDATRPVQHDRMLPLGTLRDLPEQLHRAHYFIVTKCPERMAPIDRRILRKVLIQVAYQRVYFTRFESFMPQPLYAGEAAPEPLTHGRQVIALSGIGNPKPFLQSLRERYEVVAEMTLDDHHVYKVRDMHALEALLSEHPGAVIVTTEKDAVKMTRREKVPEAVRRTLYYQPINISFIEDSATDFLQKLEEDVRGN